The region ACCGTTGTGATCGAGCGTAAGCTTTTGATTTGACAATGTCTCTTCTGCCTTCGCTAACTTACTATGTCCCCCAGACCGATACTTTGGCGGATCTTCGCCATACGATGGCTTCGATGCCGAGACTCTACAGTATCTCACAATGGACCAAGCAGCCATGGACATGGTCAACTTTGCCCAGAATGTTGTCTTCCCTTTCGAAGACGGCAAAACAAGTGTGGCTACCAAGGTGCCGTGGCTTTGGTTTGGGACATCCTACGCGGCAACGCTGGGCAGCTGGATTGAACACACCTATCCTGGCGTGTTTTACGCGTTCCATCTTAGCAGTGCTATCGTGCAAGCAAACACCGAGAACTGGTACTACTACGACACTATCCGAAAAGGAATCGATTCTTACAGGGGAGACACACGCTGCACTGTTGCGTTGAATGAGGTTTCAGAATATGTCGACAAGTACTTGCTGGCTTCGAACCGGAACGAGACGGAAGTGCAGGCGCTGAAGCTATTGTTCGGCGCGTCATTCCCGATTGAGGATGACGACTTTGCCTAGTATGCCACatctcttccttcttgggTGTCCTTGCTGACCATTTGCAGTGCTATTGCGACGCCGTTCCGCTACTGGCAAGAAACCAACGGTTACCACGATATCTTGGAGATGTGCGATGCTATCGTCGGCTCAAATGAGTCGGAAGAAAACGACGTTCTGGGAACTGTTCCTGGCTCTGTCGGGAACTACGCTGCATACTTTAGAATGAATTTCAGACAGTCAAGTAACGAACCCGCACATCCCCTTTGAAGGGAGGACTGCTAACACTGCCCTAGCTTGCGAGTATCTCAACACCTGGGGACAAGAGGATCCCCTCTGGTGCCTCAACACACACTACGAGTGGAATCCCTATTTCATTGCGAGAACCCTCGGGAACCCTTGGCGCACCTGGTACTGGTTCTTGTGCAATGAGCCGATTGCATCCTGGGCCACAGGTGCACCAAAGGAGTCGCTCTCGATGGTGTCACGAAAAATTGATGCTCAGTACTGGCAAAGACAGTGCGAGCTTCACTTCCCGGCTACACATGGCGAGAAGTATGGCAGCGCCAAGGGCAAGACACCTACCACTCTGAACGAAGAGACTGGTGGCTGGCTGCGGAACTCGACGCGTGTGATCTGGACGAGCGGGTGCGTGattgtccttcttctttgtcAGCTTAACGGTACTGAATACTGACACCGAATCTAGTGAATTTGACCCCTGGAGAGGAACGAGCATGTCCAGCGAAATCCGAACAGGCGGTGTGCTGCAGTCCACCGACAGCGTTTCGgtcttcctcatcaagaaTGCTGTGCACGGCGATGACGCATTCACCACTCGTGCGCTTGGGAACCTCAACATTAAGCCTAACCCAGAGGTTGTCAAGGTGCAGGAGCAGTCTGTTTTGATTGTGAAGAAGTGGGTGGCTGAGTATTATGCGAAGCAGAGCAGCCATAAATAGGGGGTAGCCGTCTCTCTTTTTGAGTCGAGCAGCAAGTAGTTGTTGAATTGTGAATCACTGTCCCGTTCATCTAAAAGTATCATGTCGATAAATAGCTTGGGCATGAAGACTTCCACAACTGCTTTGCCTCCCTTTTGCAAGATTCACAACTTCAAGCTGTGTTACCAGAGATCCAAACCTCGCTGAATGGGATGAGGACTGGCACTGGGAGTTGTCACTGGCTCCACGGCTATTCACCCCTGAGTATCTTTCGGGCAGTTTGGGTCCACAACGGCAGTAGGGGCCTATATGGAGTGACTTATTGGGATAAGATTGCCAACACTGAACAGTGTCTATTACCCTACGGCGGCAAAGAAACCACCACGTCCTcattccatcaccaacacatTCCTAAACCTCggcttcccccccttcatcccctCAAACGCCTCATTCACCCTATCCAACCCAAACCTCTCGACAAAACACCTCACCCCATTCCTCTTCGCAAAtgccaccgcctcctccccatccaccgcCGTCCCCGTCGACCACCCACTAACCGAGACCGCCTTCGTCACCATCAAAAAAGTATCAAACTCCACCCCGCCAACCGgcgccaaaaccaccatcctcccaaaattcgccaacccccccagcaaccccccaatAGCCTTCGCACTAGGCGCCGTACTAACAATCACCTTCGCCCCTCCCATCTCCTGCAACCTCTCCACCGGATCCTCAACCAGCGAATCGATATACCCATCcgcccccaactcccccatcaccaactcctTCTTGTCACTCCCCGTCGAGACTCCGATAGTCTTGTACCCCATAGCCTTGGAGTACTGCACCGCCAGATGGCCCAACCCTCCGACGCCCTGGACGGCAACGACGGCTTCCTCCCCGGGGATGATCCCGCTGTGGCGGAGGGCGTTGAAGACGGTCGTGCCGGCGCAGAGGAAGGGAGCCGTGGAGGCGGGGTCGGCGTCGAGGGGGATGCGCGAGACGGCTtcgtggcggaggaggcagtATTCCGCGTAACCGCCGTTCATGGAGACGCCGTTGATGGCTTCGTTGGCGCAGTACTGGTGGGCGCCTTTGACGCAGGAGGGGCAGGTGCCGTCGTGGCCtggaggcgggggtgggggggggggggtgtcaATGAAGGAGGCAAGATagggaaaaagggggtgatggagaggggCAAGAAGGATGAAATGGGGTAATGTGCTAAAGTGAGAATGTGACAAATGTGCAAAAAGGGCAAGATAACAACCTCCACAATGGGGAAAAGTAAATTTGGCAGGAACAAAGAAAGGGAAGGAGCGACAAGAGAAAGGGGGCCACAAAAGGAAAGGAGCGTGAAGAAGAAAGACACCGAAGGGAAGGAGCGTCAACCAAAGACCGTAAGGGAAAGAGCAATCAACGAGAGGAAAGAACGACGCAACAAAATACCACAGCAGAAAAATGCTTACCACCATGCCATCCGCCCCCGACCCTCTCCCCAAGACTAaaccccttcaccccctctcccagcgCAGCAACCTCCCCGATGATCTCGTGTCCCAAAATCCTTGGAAACGACGTCGGGATTATCCCCGCCGCGACGAAGGCATCAGTGTGGCAGATCCCACACGCCAGCACCTTCACTAGAATCTGGCCTGGACCAGGGGGgatcaagggcaaggacTGCAGCTCCAGAGGCTGGTTCAGTCCCGTGAGCACAGCTGCCCGGAATGTTTTAGGGAGGTTACTGATTGCGGACATGGTGGATAGTGTTGATAAATCCCGTCGGGTTGGCGAGTGGTATGGAAACGATGCTTGGAAGTCCGAGATGCAATTGAGAGGTTTGCGGAGGTGCACCggatggaggcggaggcaggaggagatgaaggtgcGGGCATGGGGGCTTTTGTAAAGGGTGGCCATTGCGAGCGGGTTTCTGGTGTTTGTCGTCGGATAGGATCTATCTTGTCGATTAGGTGCTTACTCAGTTTGTCGCACTTGAGCCGCGGACTTCGGCTTGGTTGCTGGATGGAGACGAAAAGTTGGAGGGATATATTGGACGTGCGGGCTGGTAATCGTCAAGCTGATGTCATGACGTTGGGTGTTGAGTAAACATCTTTCTAGTATTTCCTAAACCGCATTTTTCGGTACACCTTTTTTATCTCATTACAACCTACTAATCCCCAAATCTTAGCAAGATGTTTGATGTCTGTTGTTCCCTAGTAGTACGGTGAGGAGAGTATAGGAGGCTGAGGTGGCGGACAATCGGATCGTGATGGGGAAAGCTGATAGCCCAAGTGGGAGGAACAATGACAAGCTATCGTGCTGTTAGAATGAGCTCTTGGAACACTGAAAATGCCAGCGGGTAGATAGGTAGTCATTGCTGCAGGTGCTGACTGTAATCTATGGAAAGAAACCATGTTTAGTGATCGTGCCGCCGGaggaccctaaccctggtCCTTTTGCGTCCAGGCCACTCAGGGGTAATTCAGGGGTTACACCAGGTGGATCCACCTCGTAGCGAGGACAAAGGTTTACCCATCTTGATTATACACATTCCGAATGAACCCATCCGCCTCCTTAATAATATGGACGCTTTGATCCACGCTTGGTGAATTTGGTCCCCCAGCAACTTCCTGCCAGCCCTCCAACAACTGGGTAAGGTGATGTCCTGCAGCCAAGACTTCTGGTCCGATGAGGTTGCGTAACGATGGCACTTGACATGCGGCAAGAAGGACAAGCATTGCCCCGGCCATTCTAGTGATGTATTAGCTGGAGCATACTGACTAGCGGTTGTGACTTACGACAGAGAACAAATCCAGGTGTCTACGAGGATTGTTTGGGAAAAACCTCGCAGATTGAGGATGTGAAGGAGGCAGGCATCGAGACAGGACTTGCAATTGCCGAGGATGCCCTGGTCCGGTGATACAGAAGGACTGGTGTTCCCGATTCCGTCATTGATATTAGTGAGGGACTGCCCGCTGATCATCCCCATCAGGTACCTATCACAAAGTGAGAGACGTCCAGAGTAGACAAAAGCGGCGTAACTTACGGTCGATATATCACACTTCGGCAAGTCAGGTATCTCTGCCTCAGAAACCTCCCATGTTCAGTCATTTCGCCAGACGGCTTCCGCTGTCGCCTAGAGTCGATTTCTGGCACCTCAAACGTAAAAGCGCTAGGAAGAACGTCTCTCCACTCCTCCAACTGGTGGTCCAGTTCCGCAACCACGCTGGGAAATCGATTGATGTCCATCCCCGCACCAGTATCCTTTGCGTATAAAAGCTGATGTACTCGATTCAGCAGCCGTCTCATCGAAATGCATGCCAGGAAGTACAACGACGACAGCTCCTCGTCCTTGGGTGACTCATGGGTGTGATACGTGGCCACCGGCAGTGAGACTGAAGACTCAATTCTGGCAATGCCCGATAATGGTACGTGGGACAGCTCAGCTAGGTAATCCGATTCGAGAATGTAGCATGCCCAAAAGattctttttgttctttccTCGTCTTCAGCACCGACGTTCCTTGGACTTGGCAGGTATGTGTTCGATGACTGTATGTAAGGcgacgaggtggaggggacTAAATCTGCGTaggacaacagcaacatgcaTTTTGACGATGCTGACGAGATGCACTGCCATGCTTGGAGAGGACGCCGGAGGAAAGCAAAGTAGATGCTGCCAAACCCAGGTCTTTAGTCAGCGCGAGATTGAAATGAGTGGAGGACACACTTACGCAGTGAAGAACAAACACTGAGCTGATGTTGAGCTTACATCAGTTTGAGCCACATAAAGCATTTTCAGTGCTTTTTCAAAGAAGAGGTCGCCCCTAGAGCGAGCAGAagccttttcttctttctctttcgaATCTGGTGACCGTGGACTGTTCACTAGTCTCGAGGTGACCTTGCTCGCATAGCCCAATGCTAACGTCAACAATGCTAGGCAAGTCTCTGGCgtgtcctcctcttcatggCAACCACCCAGCATTGTCTGCTTCGTTTTTTCCAGTTGATGCAGTGACATTGTTGGGTACCAAAAGTTGAAGTTTTGGGAAAAGGCATCCAGGGATGCATCTATTTCTTCTTCCGGGAGATTGCACGATGCATCGTCAGACCACTGGCTTTTGACTTTCAGCGGGTGGCGCGACCTTTCCAACTCGAAGATTGGTATGTAATGCTGTCGAAGACTGGGAAACGCATCAAAGTGTGGCCAGTGCAACACGGACTCAGTCGTCGATGTGTGCCAAGATTCGAGCACTGCATTTTCGAGCTCGTTGGGGGTAGGAGTTGTCGGACTCATCCCATACTGGCCAATACTTCTAGTACGTTGACGACTGAGTGTTTGGTGATGCGTATGCAGGTCACTCAGAGGACTGCTGGAGAAGCTTGTGGTTCGTGTTGACGCCGTTTGAGTTGAGGTTGTCATTGACTGCAGCGACATCTGGAACATGTCAGAAAAATGGACTCGAAGTCTGCCCATCCGAGACTCGAGTAGACCTACGAGATTGGCGTTCATTTTGTGCATGAAGGTTTCCAAACGTAACACTCCATCCAATATCAAGTCGctcttccctctccttgATTCACACTGTCAGCTTTTCCAACATCTAGTGTTCTGCTGTGCAAAAAGTGCTACTGACGAATTGGCCTCGGAGCCATATGTGCAGTCATTTTCGGTCGAAGCACATGCCACGCAAGGATCTTTCCCATCGCATCTGAATTTCGTAACCTGTGAGCAACTGTCTCTACTCTGGGTTTGGAACCCACACATCGGGGATCTCACCTGATTTTTCGTGCTCGGCACAGGTCACACTTCCACTTCATCAGTCCAGGCTGGCGGAGTAAGCAAGACAGTCAACACTCACCGCATGGGATGTACGAAGCCTCTTCCTCGCAGGTTCCCCTGCGTGGACGTAGTCGATCATGATTGCAGAGGACTCATGCACCCCGAAGCGGACCAAGAGGTATCCCAGCACTTAGTAACGTTGGAGAAAACTGGGTCTTGGACTGGAAACTGGGGAGATATGGGCCCTTAAGCTTATTTTGCATGTGCTGCGGAGAAAGCGGGAATAGCAAGGGTAAATCGAGAATCGCTTGTTATCCTGGGTGGTATTGAAGAAATATTCCGAAAACCTTAAGCGCACCCTGATCACCTCGGGGGATTTTGGTCCGTTCCAGAGTTGACAACCAGTCGGCACAATCACATTCCCTCCCCTACAGGTATACATTATGTTAGTATCAAAACCTCTCCTATAGGCTTTCTTGTGCAACTCCTCTGTCAGATTATGGTTCAAGAACcaggtacctaggtacatACTCATgcaacaccagcagctcGGCTCCTACATGTTTCACAATCCTAAGGGTCATGATCAAGTTCCGAAGCTGGGTTTGCGCCGACCGTGTTGAGAACAGTTTGGGCACTTCTCTTCTCCAAACTCTTCTTGACCGGGTTAGGGGCAGAAAACACCTCTTCCAATTCCTCCAATGTTCTGTCTTTGGTCTCTGGAAACAGGAAGTAGATGAATGCTGCCTCAAAAAGATCCCAGAACACAAAAACCAAGTAGAAGTAATAACCAATCTTCTCAAAGGCAGGGCCAGAAGCGTACTGCAAAATCGTTGATGCAGCAGCCGAGGAGAAATTCCCAACGGCGGTTCCTTTGGCTCGTGTCGATGTAGGAAGGCACTCTGAAATGTACATGCTTTGAAGGGGTGTCCAACCAAATGAGAAGACAATTCCGAATATGAAGATGaaggcgatggtggtgttggcagCTGCTACTTGGGTCGGATCATCAGTAGCCATTTTGCTGGTGCCTGTGATGATGGCAAAGCAAACAGAAGCAAACACAATCGTGTAGAGAAGCAGCGCTCGCCGGCCAATGACGTCTGACATGCGAGCGCCAAGAACAGCTCCGAAGAGCGACAGCACGGGGTTGATACCGTTGAGCGCCAGCACTCGCTGCTCTTGCACAATACCTGCGGACTCCAGCATTGTGACCATGTAATAAGACGACAACGAATTGCCGCTGATCTGGCCAAAGATGCCCATCCCGAGAACGCAAATCAGACGCCGTCGTGCGGAATGAGTGTTCCACAATTCATGATAATCGTACCATTTCTTATCGGACGCCTCGGAGGAAATTTGGTTCATCATCTCCTTGATTTGTAACTGGACAATGGGGTGATCGGTCCGCCCTTCTCCATGGTAAACGGCCAAGACGTGGAGTGCATCCTCGTGTCTGTCTTGGGCCACCAGCCATCTTGGACTTTCTGGCAACCAGAATACACCCAGACAGACTAAGCCAGAAGTCACCATCTGGCACCAAATAGGAATGCGCCAAGCATCGAGCGTGCCAATGTAGGAGCAACCGTAGACTGTCCATGAGGCGATGATGCTCCCAATGTACCACGTGCAGTTGTAGAGGCCCGTGAGAGTACCTCTCCACTTCGGATGAGCCATTTCAGACACGTAGCACGGTGCTGAAACACAGCAAAAGCTCACCCCGAATCCGAGAACGAAGCGTCCAGCGAGGAATTGACCGGGAGTTGTACTCGGTGCTTGAACACAAGTACCAATGATGATAATTATAGCCCCTGTGAACATGCCCCAGCGGCGCCCAAACCAATCGTTGACGGGACCAGTGAAGAAGACTGCTGCGACGGAGCCGATGTTGTACATGGCGAAGACGAGGCCGGTACTCGATCCTGCTGTTTTCCTGGTGATTCGAAGTCAGTACGGCGGTGCGAGTGTCACATACAGTCCACCTGAATGTATCTTACATGTTGAAGTACTGTTGGTACGACTTCATCCCGTTCAGCCCGCCCATCAGGCTCCCATCGTAGCCATTGAGACATCCGCAGAGGTAGGCTATTGCAAGTACAAGGTACAGACGTGCCATCTTTGCCGACCAAGGGGAGTATTTGGTGTCGTCGACATCGTGGGCCAGCCGCACGGCAACGTCGGTGTCGCGGAACTTGTCATCGTGATGGTCGGCGAAAGATGCCGCCTTCTTTGTGCTCGCCGCCATATTGTCGGCAAACTCTAATGGATTTCTTCAAGGTTAGCAATGGGAAAGGCCAAATCTTCTAGGAGAACGACGGTGGTCAGTGAAAGAAGAACTTCCACTCTTCGGGATGTGCAGTGCTTTTGTCAAGCTTTTACTTTCATTGTGGTATCATTGATGTGGTATCAAACCACTGCTACCTAGGTAGCTTCCCCGCACAGGACATCTCATTATGGTCTTGATGCCGGAAGATCTGAAGCTTTAATGGGCCGGATATTGCCTTGCATGATGTTATGGTGGCATTGTTCGTTTGAATGCCGGCGCTTGATGTATCAGTGTAACTTAAAATTTGGTCTATGTATCCCCCGCCTATCCTACCCCTACTGAGCAGGTGCGTTGCCGTTCGGCTCCGATATCCCCGACCGATGTAATTGGATGGGTGAATTCGTTGTTGAgatcaaccccgccatctccaacattgagctctcaccaccaccataccTGTCCTGATCTTTAGAGGAGCTGTTTTGTTTCCTTGTATACATTCTTGCTAACCAAAATCTCCAAAGAAAACGTCTGTTCTATGTCCCTGTCTAAGGCAAGAAAGATCATCAAAGGTTGCCTGATCAAAATAAGGCCCTTAGTGCCTTGGTATTGGCGGGGACCAAGCAAACGCTTTCCTAAATCTACCAGGCCTCTTCAATGCTTGGTCAAAAGATGTTTTACGGGGCAGCTGCGTGTTGAAGCTGATTGGAGGGATATCTGtggacaacaacaatggGACACTGAAGATCCCCCGCATATGTTCGTCGCGTGGCACGATTTCAACCCAAATAgacccctcaccaccaccattgcAACCCGTCTTCCCAAACAGTTCGAGGATCTAGCTGGAGGGGGTCTAGAAAAATGTCCCAGCTTCCAACAAGGGCGGCTTCTTTCCAGCTTGGAAACACGGGCCCCCAAGCAGCAAACATGGCAGCGAAAGACCTGCCCGACTATTGCAATGAGAAAGTCTTCCGCCGCAACACGCTTCCTCCACGGTCTCATAACCTTGACACGGCAAGACTCTCACTCAACGGCCAGTGGAACTTCCATTACGCTTCGAATCCTTCGAAAAGTCCCGATCCGACCGCCAATACCTCGCATGCTGCGTCCGAGGGCTGGACTACCATTCAGGTTCCTGGTCACTGGCAGCTTCAGGGCCATGGCAGGCCTCATTACACGAACGTTCAGTACCCGTTTCCCGTCTGCCCGCCCATGGTGCCCTCGGAAAATCCAACCGGCACATATAGCAGGTCATTCTTTCTTCCGGAAAGTTTTCACGACTATCAAGTGCGTCTGAGGTTTGATGGCGTTGACAGTGCGTATCATGTGTGGCTGAACAAAAAGGAAGTGGGCTATGCGCAAGGGTCCCGGAACCCTGCCGAGTGGGATATAACCAAGCTGCTGGACACGGAGGGTCCCAACGAAGTGGTCGTCAAAGTTTACCAGTGGTCTGACGGGTCATACATTGAAGATCAGGATCAGTGGTGGCTCTCTGGTAAGCAGTGCATCCATCTCCCATGGGGACCTTTGAAGATACGAAAGAATAGTGGCTGACTTTGTTTGGTCCTAGGAATCTACCGTGACGTGAATCTTCTCTTCTATGAGCGGGCCGGTCACATACGAGACTGGTATGTACATTGGACACACTCGATATTGTCCGCGTCGCATTGGCTAAACTCTGCGTTCTGATCCTCAGGTTCCTTCGGACCGACCTAGATGCTGAGTACAGGGACGCTATTCTGCACGCCACAATCGACGTTTTTACGACAGTTGACCTAGCCGACTTGGCAGTCATTGTTAGAACTCTACCAGAAGAGGACACGATCGCTGTAGTGAATCAGGAGGTTCGATCAACCGGATCGATCGAGCTAAGCATTCCCATCACCAATCCGAAGAAGTGGACCGCCGAAACCCCCAATCTCTACTTGGTCGAGATACAGTTCAACAGGCTGGGGGGTGTCCCTATCACCTTTTCAGCTGTGGTCCGTCAGAAAATCGGATTTCGCAAGGTTGAGCTTAAGAACGGGTTGATATCCGTTAATGGCCAGCCGATACAGTTTCGTGGCGTGAATAGACACGACCATCACCCCGTTTTCGGAAGAGCAGTTCCGGTAGACTTCATACGAAAGGATTTGCTTCTCATGAAGAGGCACAATATCAATGCTTTGCGATGCAGCCATTACCCCAGCCACCCAAAACTGTTCGACATTGCGGATGAGCTTGGT is a window of Podospora pseudopauciseta strain CBS 411.78 chromosome 1, whole genome shotgun sequence DNA encoding:
- a CDS encoding hypothetical protein (COG:O; MEROPS:MER0093133; antiSMASH:Cluster_1; EggNog:ENOG503NZ56) → MKIPTNTVLPFAAWAAPRASIKGVPDVLTKSAQDVIQAAGASASCEWFTQPIDHSNPELGTWQQLYCVNPAKWGGPGSPVVLMTPGETPIWGSITPSRGYSFLDNTTMTGLYAQAIGAATVVIEHRYFGGSSPYDGFDAETLQYLTMDQAAMDMVNFAQNVVFPFEDGKTSVATKVPWLWFGTSYAATLGSWIEHTYPGVFYAFHLSSAIVQANTENWYYYDTIRKGIDSYRGDTRCTVALNEVSEYVDKYLLASNRNETEVQALKLLFGASFPIEDDDFAYAIATPFRYWQETNGYHDILEMCDAIVGSNESEENDVLGTVPGSVGNYAAYFRMNFRQSTCEYLNTWGQEDPLWCLNTHYEWNPYFIARTLGNPWRTWYWFLCNEPIASWATGAPKESLSMVSRKIDAQYWQRQCELHFPATHGEKYGSAKGKTPTTLNEETGGWLRNSTRVIWTSGEFDPWRGTSMSSEIRTGGVLQSTDSVSVFLIKNAVHGDDAFTTRALGNLNIKPNPEVVKVQEQSVLIVKKWVAEYYAKQSSHK
- a CDS encoding putative secondary metabolism biosynthetic enzyme (EggNog:ENOG503NWNG; COG:Q; antiSMASH:Cluster_1; SMCOG1040:alcohol dehydrogenase), which encodes MATLYKSPHARTFISSCLRLHPVHLRKPLNCISDFQASFPYHSPTRRDLSTLSTMSAISNLPKTFRAAVLTGLNQPLELQSLPLIPPGPGQILVKVLACGICHTDAFVAAGIIPTSFPRILGHEIIGEVAALGEGVKGFSLGERVGGGWHGGHDGTCPSCVKGAHQYCANEAINGVSMNGGYAEYCLLRHEAVSRIPLDADPASTAPFLCAGTTVFNALRHSGIIPGEEAVVAVQGVGGLGHLAVQYSKAMGYKTIGVSTGSDKKELVMGELGADGYIDSLVEDPVERLQEMGGAKVIVSTAPSAKAIGGLLGGLANFGRMVVLAPVGGVEFDTFLMVTKAVSVSGWSTGTAVDGEEAVAFAKRNGVRCFVERFGLDRVNEAFEGMKGGKPRFRNVLVME
- a CDS encoding hypothetical protein (COG:K; antiSMASH:Cluster_1; EggNog:ENOG503NUPJ); translated protein: MIDYVHAGEPARKRLRTSHACDLCRARKIRCDGKDPCVACASTENDCTYGSEANSRGKSDLILDGVLRLETFMHKMNANLMSLQSMTTSTQTASTRTTSFSSSPLSDLHTHHQTLSRQRTRSIGQYGMSPTTPTPNELENAVLESWHTSTTESVLHWPHFDAFPSLRQHYIPIFELERSRHPLKVKSQWSDDASCNLPEEEIDASLDAFSQNFNFWYPTMSLHQLEKTKQTMLGGCHEEEDTPETCLALLTLALGYASKVTSRLVNSPRSPDSKEKEEKASARSRGDLFFEKALKMLYVAQTDVSSTSAQCLFFTAIYFAFLRRPLQAWQCISSASSKCMLLLSYADLVPSTSSPYIQSSNTYLPSPRNVGAEDEERTKRIFWACYILESDYLAELSHVPLSGIARIESSVSLPVATYHTHESPKDEELSSLYFLACISMRRLLNRVHQLLYAKDTGAGMDINRFPSVVAELDHQLEEWRDVLPSAFTFEVPEIDSRRQRKPSGEMTEHGRFLRQRYLTCRSVIYRPYLMGMISGQSLTNINDGIGNTSPSVSPDQGILGNCKSCLDACLLHILNLRGFSQTILVDTWICSLSMAGAMLVLLAACQVPSLRNLIGPEVLAAGHHLTQLLEGWQEVAGGPNSPSVDQSVHIIKEADGFIRNVYNQDG
- a CDS encoding hypothetical protein (EggNog:ENOG503NXMN; SMCOG1169:sugar transport protein; antiSMASH:Cluster_1; COG:P) — its product is MAASTKKAASFADHHDDKFRDTDVAVRLAHDVDDTKYSPWSAKMARLYLVLAIAYLCGCLNGYDGSLMGGLNGMKSYQQYFNMKTAGSSTGLVFAMYNIGSVAAVFFTGPVNDWFGRRWGMFTGAIIIIIGTCVQAPSTTPGQFLAGRFVLGFGVSFCCVSAPCYVSEMAHPKWRGTLTGLYNCTWYIGSIIASWTVYGCSYIGTLDAWRIPIWCQMVTSGLVCLGVFWLPESPRWLVAQDRHEDALHVLAVYHGEGRTDHPIVQLQIKEMMNQISSEASDKKWYDYHELWNTHSARRRLICVLGMGIFGQISGNSLSSYYMVTMLESAGIVQEQRVLALNGINPVLSLFGAVLGARMSDVIGRRALLLYTIVFASVCFAIITGTSKMATDDPTQVAAANTTIAFIFIFGIVFSFGWTPLQSMYISECLPTSTRAKGTAVGNFSSAAASTILQYASGPAFEKIGYYFYLVFVFWDLFEAAFIYFLFPETKDRTLEELEEVFSAPNPVKKSLEKRSAQTVLNTVGANPASELDHDP